One Aphidius gifuensis isolate YNYX2018 linkage group LG3, ASM1490517v1, whole genome shotgun sequence DNA window includes the following coding sequences:
- the LOC122852008 gene encoding calcineurin-binding protein cabin-1-like: MIKITALNEELSEESDEENIPALTQEAEEQIALTEYNRALVLLKEEQIDEALDVLKDLLETELLDQVEKPDVSDGRTRPMISLKYCCYKNIGAIYSQKEKYNEAIDNYCEAANLDDTDVMLWCRMGKLAIKTSNLEFAGSAFKQGLKCNPNHWPCLDSIITVMFAVPDYMNCLLYISMALERDPSYVKGLAFRDKIYRDIPYFEESYKLFNSDWALDPPINREFDRLLGDKLITEAKDIANKWIEYCKPDFTCKSLLELSLRKPIISYSWLDFGLSLVDMHQFISDNNLNFISKIKLNVNNLDDEKMETDVNQQDIEKDNGILEDVVPEINNLLADSVNITEERKNSVNNDQEVPNVNIDIELMEVDVKKEDGKDDKTDKLSNIQADSENKAFIQNKQVETVDNNQEELEKPCYAVNLDYDDVNNNGDACEKSEASEEKKTEEKSKNDQQKVKKRRRSSLCFLQQWAWSSSSQRRSPRVRGSNRREAEREEVQLEEIMRRIFPNNLLPDTTKIIRDDPLKSIDDSMDTMDLYQLFANRDNNSNNEGTKSSESSKPTSPEINEKYFDTDLEKNDVSDFILRHSGKSNIMIIIARFTEILATKWNIEWPKKLTEIYLQTYLFMREHIPHGSPFSESYKEESILKYDAEMTLLFCELHTDKWLDNKPDTLPSAAIDRFGTGIPSEELGYVLFSSIPDISNEERTLFLLRVLWVKANVFMCQGDADVAIKTLELLLHDMQELFSSKTSIRLPNCKYYSCFNAEIVKKRLASVERGQKLGEVQKLYDEQRYMELSLILQDTFKFTKQRNEIVTVTKLNVDRIQQLSMLLDCFWQLQQYEDCFVWAEMCLNEAWQVYINLSEDAEQIKWSQSVMNTLEKLESCIEATGTMIVKYLPDSKSKRLIQNLIQVLCHQLDVPEGTIEMPIETVIPWIILHHILQYEDDKERAKSKISQKIKSSNVHNSVSDDEDDDKNIPAAIMILFTGHDFLGRHSWCCINEAKLLIFTIKTVIPSICGPRLHGLREKIGKHVEQIFWCLYGHPNRFNKTKPKHLEDHVVPQIPMTWDVAQLLFEFYKPDIYPEFDTAKATAISADTKILFKKISTLVPKEHDPSYLVDDMAAYIVGDMDKPPTVKKPLPYQVDSLYYLLGDYSFKNNVWPSAIKYYTMDIILHPLAFNSWVALAMSVSTVIGTSLNNCKPLLDIMKLLHQAKMAQCSYRRATELKPGHSVIWIEYGNFVYAIHSFCSRLLKQESDTLSMEKFAILETRKEETLDVAANCFNSANSIYLANIDDEPHMQDERWLYQYMLAKISEKKNDEPLIFLGYYKHASDLLHQNNAFYPRRISHKNALYLSIEAIEVHYRIHASILKYLEQHDCKKLKKSMGQLFMKNLMDCASSPFMQFPSKLMKNKKKEDDNGQEKVVNNPSENMSIDIVSNSRTNGEKRQNSVEEVIIYEKSETIKSKKRSRESLLDDSSKRIKLSSVSHLQLMQDVVGLIDDLITKVCENVVNEKEQRDTSSDEVMIISSDESDKERSNQPDNKNDTLGAKIAGNSQDIIDDLMKHANEINDIPLLLPHDNIDNVNVQANDSFTSSKDKSDKKKSQVNAVKNEAASTMSRRGSQESTTTTLTTTTNETNNSSFSSSDESSSSDDSSNSDSSSVETDSDSGDSDTEKKKTLTLEEEKEEYMTDAEVGKIIALSIAGLEQCVLRFPEHYKSIYRICHYYFNSKTLKDNNKCRDLLLGTYKCQYYTGLTFQGLFADRKNTNFFNGVWRIPSEEIDRPGSFASHMSRCVTLLMQILKETDDSKMLMELCIQLRKIPDSDKKYVRDSEREQLSTQALTLCLQSLRTRVSIMGPPSITDNIQQSRLDARTHCLLDVWKAYQLVQKNIQGKEAQAFATLLVDAYKSYMGIKTAEGNLVEVALRFCQQQNAANKNASVNSLQQNSNTLTSIATAVASSSSLTTSTAVAAATAIAVTTVSSEPAIQTQSQSVPTSPKSLNHQRKAYKHSGTGRPRGRPPNINKHLQNPFNTSGAYGNYLGATGNQSLMAPFYMMDPNMLSAVIASGLSGNMMDPLATVNYLARMGNYQDMYRQYSNLSSLSSFGNLPTSLPSVSSISTMSTSATSNSTSSQPIVSVHGSLMTNAGNPTVQHVLNKKKSTSTPTTYNPMTFNQSKPITTISSLSSKELSHSVSITPVTAANSKQKSIHIPVHTDPVSAQFAKVIDAAQPLKSISHSPTQMPLLKSSPATQLPLPQSSTSPLPKQMSATQIRISKTLSEPQPAHNSSFSVSPVKSSGSTGISLPPVGINHQSSSLNIQSVPHGMSQSYGPSLQQKLQFKKQGQPISTSQKTSSSNPAKKQKTSLKNQIPSLPTNIQNLLNMGGAGAIAAAPFVPSELGGLSVSAVNHSINQKGSSKLSSFRKPSKSKTGDLPTSSQNSVLQPSPSEALSMLSQLQQHSHLEIIPQAKTYKSAVDYSTNVPSSSSVLPKKTVDNTRSVVSPHDASRKSNNSQKQIDKHVHDKVEIITLDD; the protein is encoded by the exons atgattaaaataacaGCATTGAATGAGGAATTAAGTGAGGAAagtgatgaagaaaatatacCAGCACTTACCCAAGAAGCTGAG GAACAAATAGCCTTGACAGAATACAACAGAGCCTTAGTGTTACTGAAAGAGGAACAAATTGATGAGGCACTTGATGTCCTTAAAGACCTTTTAGAAACAGAATTGCTTGATCAAGTTGAAAAACCAGATGTTTCTGATGGACGTACACGTCCTATGATTTCTTTGAAATACTGTTGCTACAAAAACATTGGGGCAATTTATTcacaaaaagaaaagtataacGAAGCTATCGACAACTATTGTGAAGCAGCTAATCTCGATGACACTGATGTTATGCTCTGGTGTAGAATGGGTAAATTAGCCATCAAAACTTCAAATTTGGAATTTGCAGGTTCAGCATTCAAACAAGGCCTTAAATGCAATCCGAATCACTGGCCCTGTCTTGACAGCATTATTACAGTTATGTTTGCTGTACCAGATTACATGAATTGCCTTTTGTATATCTCAATGGCACTTGAACGAGATCCAAGCTACGTCAAGGGTCTAGCATTTCGTGATAAAATATACAGAGACATTCCATACTTTGAAGAAAGCTATAAACTTTTCAATAGTGACTGGGCCCTTGATCCACCAATAAACCGTGAATTTGATCGTTTGTTAGGAGACAAGTTGATCACAGAGGCCAAAGATATAGCTAACAAGTGGATTGAATATTGTAAACCTGATTTTACGTGTAAATCATTGTTAGAATTATCATTAAGAAAACCAATAATCAGTTATTCGTGGCTTGACTTTGGACTGTCTCTTGTTGATATGCATCAATTTAtcagtgataataatttaaatttcataagtaaaataaagctaaatgtaaataatttggaTGATGAGAAAATGGAGACTGATGTAAATCAGCAAGATATCGAAAAAGATAATGGAATCCTTGAGGATGTTGTTCccgaaattaataatttattagctGATAGTGTAAATATTACAGAAGAACGGAAAAACTCAGTAAATAATGATCAAGAAGTACCAAatgttaatattgatattgaattGATGGAGGTCGATGTTAAGAAAGAGGACGGAAAAGATGATAAAACAGATAAATTGAGTAATATTCAGGCAGATAGTGAAAATAAAGCTTTTATCCAAAATAAACAAGTTGAGActgttgataataatcaagaaGAACTCGAAAAACCATGTTATGCTGTAAATCTGGACTatgatgatgttaataataatggtgATGCTTGTGAAAAATCCGAAGcaagtgaagaaaaaaaaacagaagaaaaatctaaaaatgatcaacaaaaagtaaaaaaaaggcGTAGAAGTTCACTCTGTTTTCTTCAACAATGGGCTTGGAGTAGTAGCAGTCAACGTAGATCACCGAGGGTAAGAGGATCAAATCGTCGAGAAGCTGAAAGAGAAGAAGTACAATTGGAAGAAATAATGCGTCGTATATTTCCAAACAATTTACTTCCTGATACAACTAAAATTATTCGTGATGATCCATTAAAAAGTATAGATGATTCTATGGATACAATGGatctttatcaattatttgctAATCGGGATAATAATTCTAACAATGAAGGTACAAAAAGTTCAGAAAGTTCAAAACCAACGAGTccagaaataaatgaaaaatattttgatactgatttggaaaaaaatgatgtttctgattttattttacgaCACAGTGGAAAAAGcaatataatgattattattgctaGATTTACTGAAATATTAGCTACCAAATGGAACATTGAATGGCCCAAGAAGTTAACTGAAATTTACTTgcaaacttatttatttatgagaGAGCATATTCCACATGGTTCACCTTTTAGTGAGTCATATAAGGAAGAATCAATTCTCAAGTATGATGCTGAAATGACTCTTCTATTTTGCGAACTTCACACAGACAAGTGGCTTGATAATAAACCAGATACTCTTCCAAGTGCAGCAATTGATAGATTTGGCACTGGTATACCATCAGAAGAACTTGGATACGTATTGTTTTCAAGTATACCGGATATATCAAATGAAGAaagaacattatttttattaagagTTCTTTGGGTAAAGGCAAATGTATTTATGTGTCAGGGTGATGCAGATGTGGCAATCAAAACACTAGAGCTTCTTCTCCATGATATGCAAGAATTGTTCTCGTCAAAAACATCAATTAGACTGCCAAATTGCAAATATTATTCGTGTTTCAATGCggaaattgtgaaaaaaagaCTGGCCTCAGTTGAAAGAGGACAAAAATTAGGAGAAGTACAAAAGTTGTATGATGAGCAAAGATACATGGAGCTGTCATTAATTCTCCAAgatacttttaaatttacaaagcaACGCAATGAAATTGTCACAGTTACAAAGCTCAATGTTGATCGAATACAACAACTATCAATGTTATTAGATTGCTTTTGGCAACTTCAACAGTATGAAGATTGTTTTGTCTGGGCTGAAATGTGTCTAAATGAGGCTTGGCAggtttatattaatttgtctGAAGATGCTGAGCAAATTAAATGGTCACAAAGTGTTATGAATACTCTTGAAAAACTTGAATCTTGTATTGAAGCTACTGGTACGatgattgtaaaatatttacccGATTCAAAATCAAAGAGATTAATTCAAAATCTCATACAAGTTCTCTGTCATCAGTTAGATGTTCCAGAAGGAACTATTGAAATGCCCATCGAGACTGTAATACCATGGATTATTCTTCATCATATATTGCAATACGAAGATGATAAAGAACGTgctaaatcaaaaatatcacaaaaaataaaatcatctaATGTCCATAATTCTGTGTctgatgatgaggatgatgataaaaacatACCAGCAgcaataatgatattatttactGGTCATGATTTTTTGGGTCGACATTCTTGGTGTTGTATTAATGAAGCaaaattacttatttttactattaaaacAGTCATACCAAGTATATGTGGACCAAGATTACATGGTTTACGAGAAAAAATTGGCAAACATGTTGAGCAAATATTTTGGTGTCTATATGGGCATCCAAAtcgttttaataaaacaaaacctAAACATCTTGAGGACCATGTTGTACCTCAAATCCCAATGACATGGGATGTTGCACAGctattgtttgaattttacaaGCCAGATATTTATCCAGAATTTGATACAGCCAAGGCTACCGCAATATCAGctgatacaaaaatattatttaaaaaaataagtacacTTGTGCCAAAAGAACATGATCCAAGTTATTTAGTCGATGACATGGCAGCTTATATTGTTGGTGACATGGATAAACCACCAACTGTAAAAAAACCTTTACCATATCAAGTTGATTCACTCTACTATCTTCTTGgtgattattcatttaaaaataatgtctgGCCATCagcaattaaatattacacaATGGACATTATACTTCATCCTTTAGCTTTTAATTCGTGGGTAGCATTGGCAATGTCAGTATCAACAGTCATTGGAACATCACTCAATAATTGTAAACCTCTTTTAGACATAATGAAACTTCTTCATCAGGCGAAAATGGCACAATGCAGTTATCGACGAGCAACTGAGTTGAAACCCGGTCACAGTGTCATTTGGATTGAATATGGTAATTTTGTTTATgctattcattcattttgttCACGTCTATTAAAACAAGAGTCTGATACATTGAGTATGGAAAAATTTGCAATTCTCGAAACACGAAAAGAAGAAACATTGGATGTTGCtgctaattgttttaattcagcaaatagtatttatttggctaatattgatgatgaaccaCATATGCAAGATGAAAGATGGCTTTATCAGTATATGTTGGCAAAAatatccgaaaaaaaaaatgatgaaccACTTATTTTTTTGGGATATTATAAACATGCTAGTGATTTATTACATCAAAATAATGCATTTTATCCACGAAGAATAAGTCATAAAAATGctctttatttatcaattgaagcAATTGAAGTCCACTATAGAATTCATGcaagtatattaaaatatcttgaGCAAcatgattgtaaaaaattgaaaaaatcaatGGGTCAATTGTTCATGAAAAATCTTATGGACTGTGCAAGTAGTCCTTTTATGCAATTTCcatcaaaattaatgaaaaataaaaaaaaagaagatgataATGGTCAGGAAAAAGTGGTTAATAATCCAAGTGAAAATATGAGTATTGATATTGTGTCGAATAGTAGAACAAATGGGGAAAAACGTCAGAACAGTGTTGAAGAAGTTATTATCTATGAGAAAAGTGAGACAATCAAGTCTAAAAAACGATCAAGAGAAAGTTTATTAGATGATTCATCAAAAAGAATTAAACTAAGTAGTGTCTCACACCTACAATTGATGCAAGATGTAGTTGGTCTTATTGATGATTTGATAACTAAGGTTTGTGAAAatgttgttaatgaaaaagaaCAAAGAGATACATCGAGTGATGAAGTAATGATTATTTCAAGTGATGAAAGTGATAAAGAACGATCAAATCAGCCAGATAATAAAAACGACACACTCGGTGCTAAAATTGCTGGTAATTCTCAAGATATTATAGATGATTTAATGAAACATGCTAACGAAATCAACGATATACCTCTGTTGTTGCCccatgataatattgataatgtaaATGTGCAGGCTAATGACTCCTTTACATCATCAAAGGATAAATCTGATAAGAAAAAGAGCCAAGTTAATGCTGTTAAAAATGAGGCTGCATCGACAATGAGTCGACGAGGCTCACAAGAAAGTACTACAACGACTCTTACTACAACAACTAATGAAACTAATAATTCAAGCTTCAGTAGCAGTGATGAATCAAGTAGTAGCGATGACAGTTCAAATTCTGATAGTTCAAGTGTTGAAACAGATAGTGATTCTGGTGACAGcgacactgagaaaaaaaagacattgaCTTTGGAAGAAGAGAAag AAGAATACATGACTGATGCCGAAGTCGGAAAAATTATTGCACTCAGTATAGCTGGTCTTGAACAGTGTGTTTTGCGATTTCCTGAACATTACAAATCAATTTATCGTATTTGTCATTACTATTTTAACTCAAAAACATTAAAAGATAACAACAAATGTCGTGATTTACTTTTGGGAACATATAAATGCCAGTATTATACTGGTCTCACATTTCAAGGATTATTTGCAGACcgcaaaaatacaaatttttttaat GGTGTTTGGAGAATTCCAAGTGAGGAGATTGATAGACCAGGTAGTTTTGCATCTCACATGTCGCGATGTGTTACACTTCTCATGCAAATTTTGAAAGAGACAGATGACAGTAAAATGCTGATGGAACTTTGTATACAATTGCGAAAAATACCTGATTCTGACAA aaaatatgtACGGGATTCTGAACGCGAACAGTTATCAACGCAGGCATTGACACTGTGTTTGCAATCCTTGAGAACACGAGTTAGTATCATGGGACCTCCAAGTATCACTGATAATATCCAACAGTCACGTTTAGATGCTAGAACACATTGTCTTTTAGATGTTTGGAAAGCATATCAATTAGtacaaaaaaacattcaagGAAAAGAAGCTCAAGCTTTTGCAACACTACTTGTTGATGCATATAAATCATACATGGGTATTAAAACGGCTGAAGGTAATCTTGTAGAAGTAGCATTAAGGTTTTGCCAACAGCAAAATGCCGCAAATAAAAATGCATCTGTAAATTCATTGCAACAAAACAGCAATACTTTAACATCAATAGCAACAGCAgtagcatcatcatcatcattaacaacatctactgctgttgctgctgctaCTGCTATTGCTGTCACTACTGTATCAAGTGAACCAGCAATCCAAACTCAGTCACAATCAGTACCAACATCCCCAAAATCATTAAATCATCAACGAAAAGCCTACAAGCATTCAGGTACTGGTCGTCCTCGCGGTCGACCACCAAACATAAACAAACATCTTCAAAATCCATTTAATACATCTGGAGCATATGGAAATTATTTGGGAGCAACTGGAAATCAATCGCTTATGGCTCCTTTTTACATGATGGATCCAAATATGCTTTCAGCAGTTATTGCCAGTGGGCTTAGTGGAAATATGATGGATCCTCTTGCAACAGTTAATTATCTTGCACGAATGGGTAATTATCAAGATATGTATAGGCAATACtccaatttatcatcattaagtAGTTTTGGCAATCTTCCAACAAGTTTACCAAGTGTCAGTAGTATCTCTACAATGAGCACAAGTGCAACAAGTAACTCAACATCATCACAGCCAATTGTTTCTGTCCATGGATCATTGATGACTAATGCCGGCAATCCCACTGTTCAACatgtgttaaataaaaaaaaatcaacaagcaCCCCAACAACGTACAATCCAATGACGTTCAATCAATCAAAACCAATTACAACGATATCGTCCTTGTCAAGTAAGGAATTGTCGCACAGTGTCTCAATTACACCAGTTACTGCTGCTAATTCTAAGCAAAAATCAATACACATACCAGTACACACTGATCCAGTTTCTGCACAGTTTGCAAAAGTCATAGATGCCGCACAaccattaaaatcaatatctcATTCACCAACTCAAATGCCATTGCTGAAATCTTCACCAGCAACACAGCTACCACTACCACaatcatcaacatcaccaCTGCCTAAACAAATGTCAGCTACACAAATTCGTATATCAAAAACTCTCTCCGAACCACAACCAGCTCACAATTCTTCATTTTCGGTATCACCAGTAAAATCCAGTGGTTCAACTGGTATCAGTTTACCACCAGTTGGTATCAATCATCAAAGTTCaagtttaaatatacaatcaGTGCCACATGGTATGTCACAATCATATGGTCCATCTTtgcaacaaaaattacaatttaaaaagcaAGGACAGCCAATTTCTACAAGTCAAAAAACATCTAGCAGCAATCCAGCTAAAAAGCAAAAAAcatcattgaaaaatcaaattccATCATTACCTACGAATATTCAGAATTTGTTGAATATGGGTGGTGCCGGTGCAATTGCTGCTGCACCATTTGTTCCCTCAGAACTTGGTGGTTTGTCTGTAAGTGCTGTTAATCATTCTATAAATCAAAAAGGATcttcaaaattatcaagttttcGTAAACCTAGTAAATCAAAAACCGGTGATTTACCAACAAGTTCACAAAATTCAGTATTACAGCCAAGTCCGTCTGAAGCACTATCAATGCTATCACAATTACAGCAACATTCACATCTTGAAATAATACCACAAGCAAAGACATACAAATCAGCTGTTGATTATTCGACAAACGTGCCATCATCTTCGAGTGTTTTACCCAAAAAAACAGTAGACAATACTCGATCTGTTGTCTCACCTCATGATGCCTCacgaaaatcaaataattcacaaaaacaaattgataaacatGTGCATGATAAAGTGGAAATAATCACTTTGGATgattaa